The Solanum lycopersicum chromosome 2, SLM_r2.1 DNA window tcaaatacggtttgtgccttggggcataaaggtttatcgcaaaaatcctgacattattggagatgttttctcctttggtggatgcaatgaggtttgttttgatctggcaacatatgaaaaacttgaatgcatgtaatgaaaaattgtaatgaaggttatatgaaaattcttgaaacaatccaggtgtctgaagcatataaaggtttgaaagaaacttatccaataaagcttcaagaatccttatatggattgaaatagtcaaggaagaaaaagggtacaaaagaatgaccctaattgtccttgtatttttatgaaaaggtcttggtaagacaaaattttgtcttgacctacagattgttaatttgacaaataaaatatttgtctaacagacaacagtgcacatacactgaaaaattttgatgcaattttatgtggatatatcgcattcattgagtaccccaatgattatgagatcacttgacataaatgatgattcagtttgatctcaaaagaaggataagagtttcttggtgatgaaactctatcttggtgcaatcagggcactagtgcatcttactaacaatatttgactagatatttgttttgcagtaaatttactggcaagattcagtttctccccgataaaggacattgaaatggtgttgaacacatgattgaatatcctcaaaggaccatagttatgggcttattctattccgaggaatccaaaacaaaattgattggttacgcagatgcagaatatttatctgatccgcataaagttctatctcaatcacgctatgtgtttgcatgtggaggcacaataatatcctggggatcaatgaagcaaatgttgctatgcagaaataaaagtcctttatgaagcaagtcaaaagcgcgtctggttgagataaatgatacaccatattcaagaaatgtgtggtttttctttaaaaaaagaatataccaaccacaatgtacaaagattggagacatcatcacaagaaatcaagtgatgttttaatcagggggagtacaatacgcgttgcactctttttcccttgatcgaggttttttcccactgggttttcctggcaaggtttttaatgaggcaacaaatggtgcgtatcaaaagatatgtgtactctttttccttcactagaattttttcccacagggtttttcctagtaaggttttaacgaggcacattatctatggacatccaagggggagtgttataaatacattgaattaagtggatagtccataaggttggtacatgaacaaccattcatattcactaggttacatgaacctttttggataagaatgtatctatttattatgatactaaatatggtgacctttggagtgatttctcactctataaatagggttgttcattcactattgtaatatatacatatgagacttgaatacacttgaataagaagaaagtcttctcttccatcttacttctcttgttttcgtctctttatatttatattgcgatgagcttgattttataacagtTTGCCATATTATgcggttttttcaatttttaaaaactattttccAACTCCAACTACAAACAATGATTAATTCTTTTCAATGTATCAATCAAATCTATGGTTCAATCCACCAGTTGTATTAATTCTCTAAGATTCTTTACTTTAATGTTTATATCACATTCTTGGTGTAATAGCAATTTTAATTTCctaataacaattttttattattttgattccaATAATACAcgattcaataattattttttaataacctaaatttgtttttttttaaaaagtctaaaatatataagaaatatattatgttgacTAGTTTCAAAACTATATTAACCAAAAATAtggataataatataaatttaacacAATACATAAGTAATTAGataataaaatgattaataatttacaaatccatgaaaaaatcacaaaaataaaaaactgtACATCCCAACCAAAAATGATGTATTAATATTATCTTCTAAATGAAGTTTATATCAATTAGTTTGTGAGAGATTTAATTTCCATCTGTCAATTTCTTCTTATCCCTAATTAAACGGAGTAGACAAGAAACAAGTTTGCATGTGATGTTTAGGCGGAGAGAAGAATTAATTATATTCGGAAGCGGAGCTAAGATTTGATTCGTGAATCTgatcaaatttaataattatgagttaaattatatatttatcgtaaagtattattaaatatttgtttaggatatagaaattttaaaatattttatatataaaattataaatttcaaattttaattccaATTTGTAattgtattattaattttttgaggTGATAATTTTGACGTAACGAAAATAATGATTTCAAATCTACCGAATAAAGAAAAGATTCAATCATGTATTGGAATAGCACTTATGTAATAAAGAGACAGGACATTAATGAAAGGTCCAACTGACCCATCGACCCCATACTTAGGTTGTTGGATCTCAAATCTTCCCTAATCTTAGACATGATATCAATTGATCcacatttcaagaaaaaaaatagagttatatatttcttttcatttaaatttgattttataatttaattttattcataacaccatatttttttttatttataattaaattcaagattttaaatttaagaatatCTGTATTTGTCACCTATTCACAACCCATATGTTGTATGCTATTGGGTTCATatctatatatttaaaataaatttctttaacatatataaaaaattataactcaaAAGTTATTGGAGTTTTCTTTGAAACCTCGATTTTTTGATTcactatattaattataattatgttacagaaaatgatttttcatatctatcgaaagaaaaaagaatggtgtcaaataataattattactgCGAAAATAGTGAGCAACTTTTTTTAACTTTccaatatgaaaatattatcattttctAAAGGGGCAAATTATAGAAGTCACAtacttttaagataaaattacagtttattccttaaaatttataattatataaatttctcaaatgaatataacaatataagcgtcaatacattaaaaagagggtCGGATATATTAATGTTCAAAAAATCAAAGCGCTAATATATTAAGAAAGGTTGGACACATTAATGGAGGTACCTAATACATTAATGACCAAAAAATCAAAGTGCTGATACATTAAAAAAGACTAAATACATGCACCTATACATTAAAAAGATCATCCGATAcattaataacatttttaacttaaaagaaaaaattaaaagattttagACCTATAAAAAAGCACCTATACATTTTTAACTAAAAGGAGATTTCTATagttgttcctttttttttccttttcttattaGTGAATATAATCATTGAGAATATTTTCAATGCAAAAATAACGATTTTTTAATATCGACTATATAggactttttatttgtttaatttatgtaaGTTGCTAATTATACTTATTATTTGTGTATGTACTTACTTGGACAAGTCATGTCTTTTAGGAGACCGTATTATTTCTGATATATATAATGTTAAAACTTTCACTCTTTACATTAAACTAATACAATTAATAATTTGGCTTATAACTAGACTAGATTGCTTCCCTTATaaggaaagtttttttttttaatttaaaataaaaaagctGACCCCTATCCAggctttaaaaaataaaaatcctctTAATGGATAGCGTTTTGTCTAAATAAAGGCCACCAAACTACACTTTACACATAACAcccaaaatgatttaaaatctaaattaattaaagacaTCAAGCAAAcggaatataattaatttatgtaaccTTTTCAAAGTACTAATCAACCTACAAAATAGTAGCATTTGTACAATTAgttacaaaatcaattaaagtCATCAAAATCAATATGGTTATAATGGAAATCATTAATTAGACTATCTTTTTTTGCATTGGATGGttgacaaaacataaaatagaaattttacgtacccaagaaaacataagtttttattattatacatgTTATCacttaaataatcaaaatatttagatactttttatgaaaaaaattcttgataaaaaaagttttttcaatcaaaatatcatttaaataaatcaaaatatttaaatcttgtgtaagaaaaaaattcttgataaaAGACATTTTTCGCTCATCCAAATAAAAGCTTAACGAgaaatcgaaaaaaataaaataaattgaaatatatctaaattttataGTCAAGACATATTATCTCTCCACTATTTAATGGTGTAATTTAAAACTGAATATCAATTTTGATTGaatatatttacaatttttttcataaaatggTGTTGCGCCTTATTTAAAGaggattaataaaatataaaattaaagcaGCCTAAGCAAAGCTTACTATTTTGTGATAATCATTGAATTATTGTCCATAATCACCCCAAATGCATGTTAAGCCACTTTCTGCTTCTTAATCACAGACAAGAATCAAAATGACTACTGCCATGATCCTCTCTCTCTAATCTCTGACTCATAAACACAGAAACTAATATTGTATACAGCATCAAATTGCAGACATGCAAATTTGCAGGTACGGAGCTAGAAGCCCGATAATTAATTCAATCgaactcaataattttttaagattaaaacatttaaaacacTAAATCGTTATTGTAAAATTCAAAACAGACATAATTTACAAGAGCAGGAAGCAAAACGATAAATAATGATTGAGAATTGGAacaatttgaattttcattGTGCTAATATGAGGATTGATAAAGCTAAGCACTAATTCATTAGAGGAACAAAGAAATAAAggtaactaatatatatatatatatagtaaaatagTTGCAGCCTCATAGTTTTTCTCTTCCTTGCACTAATTACTACTAATTGAAACATTATTCAAACTAATCTAAAatcaagatgaagaagaagacccattAGTGACAACGACATTATTAGCACCAAAACTTGAATTTTCTTTCTTGTTGTCATCGTTCATGCTGCTTTCATGGTGAATGTGAAATTCCGAGTCAGTGTTGTCGTGATGATGAGTAGTATTATTTCTATCAACAATACAAAACCCATTAACAGTATAGTTAGAGTTACCATTCTGGTGGTTGTGGCCGTTGTCGGTGTTCGGTTGATCTAATTTCTTGCCGGAGATAGAGGTGGTTTTGTTATTGTGCATCCATACCTTTAAAACCCCTTTTTCAACTCCAATTTCGTTGCAGAAATTGTTCACCAGATCTTCATCTCTCTTCTGCATTTTCCATTCAACTTTTTCGGCGAATTCCAGCATTTTAATCTTCTGATCTGGAGTGAATTTTGTCCTGAAACGCTTCCTCCCGTTAGAATTTGCTACCGCCATTGGCGTAGTCGATGTGGGGAGGTTCTGATTTTTCTCCCCGGAAAACCCAGCGCTTAGAGCCAAAAGCATGTGTGGTGCAGAAGCTGGGTAATACGCCGAAGAAATCGGCGGTGGAGATGGTGAATTCGGGCTACCGTGGTCCCCACGAGGCGGCGGAGGATGATGGCGGTGATGTGGTTGGTACTCAATAGCCGCGGTAGCGATAGGCGGCGGTTCTTCCGGTTCACGGCGGTGAAAATTGCGGTGACAACCACAAGCAGCACATTTTAGTGAAGTTGGATCAGCTGGGTTCGCAGCTGGAATAGGCAAAAATTCTCCACATCCATCCACGGCATGAGTCCCTAAATTAGCCGCATGATTTTTAAGGCATTCTTTGTACACCACCACAAcaggatgatgatgatttttccGTTTCAAAACCCCATTACTGAACGAAAAAGGCTTCGGTTGCTGGATCCGACTCGGAGTTTCAGTTTCAGCTAATTCTGGTGTTTTCACGGTAGTAATAGCAGCTGTTGTGTTTGTGTTTATGTTTAACTCCATACCTGAAACACATCTACtacttatcttttttctttttttcccctcACTCTTAGAACTTAGAtgattaagaaaatgaaaagaaaaagcatgttaagaaagagaagaaaaaaaaaaaagtgggtttgtttttctttgggattttgagttttgatgatgatgagagTTTATGACTATAGATAACAAAAATCTTGGTTTTTGTGGTTGTCCTTGTTAACCACTGATGTTTTTTCGACTTTGATTCCTAATCTAATCTATGGTTAACCTGCAGCTGCAAATGACCCCACTTCCCACTTGTATATCATAAATATCACTCATAAGTTAAATGCTTATGCCAATTCACTTTTTAGTTTAAGGTAACTAATTAGTGTCAaaggttattttttaattattataaggTGTCAAATCTACTGTCTTTGAATTGAAACAGAAGATTCACAAGTATTTGATACACTATTTTCTAATAGGGTAGTGTTAGGTAGAGATAATCAATCgatagaataaataaattaaaactcatAATGAAAGGTGAAAATAAGAttagaatttgtcttatgataATTAGTGAATTGtacaaaaattaagaatttactGCTATTTACTGAACTTGTCAAAGTTGCCAGTTGGAAAAGCAGAGTGTGACATCAGTGCATCCGAATACGATCACGACTCAAATTTCATTTATGGAGATTTTTAAGTTTAtgtttttaatcaaataattttttctttttcaaaatttgacaatCGAACCAATAACGATGAAAaatcgataaattaataattaataagtcAATATCTTAATGATTCTATAAGAATTTAATATTTCTACAAATcgataaccaataagataaccCGATAAGTTTCTAAATATCGAACCAAACCAATCAATACGCAGCCACTTGACATCCTTACAGATCATatgatttgaaattataatttcaaatttcaacttttcatttgaaaaaaaaagaagaagagatttagtTATTTGGAGTCTAATAcgtgattttaaaatttttaaaagtaaaatttaattcataaatttatattttataaaataattaaataaaaattaatcattttacaagttgcaaaaagaaaaaaacttatgTTTGGCATAAAGAGATTTGcagatttgaaataattatgcaAAAGAATAACTATTTAGTAAACAATTATGTCTAGTTACTACAATTAAtgactaatatttataaaattatccatatttaaaagtttatagTCACACGTACTTATTTATAGTTGATATACAATTTATTAATAAGATagctttaaaatatttcaatatctTACTcaactattatttatttattttcacgaCTTACAtactcttaaaaaaaatattcaaattatattcaAAACGTAAATCttgatttcatatcataataattccATTGTACAAATAATTCACTTTTTTCACTTTACACCTCCAAATCGTAAATCTAATCAAAATAGTCTTTTAAAACACTTTATCTTAGCCTTTTGGAGTTTAGTGCATGAAAAATGAGTATTTAGCTATTAAATAAGTATGATTAACTCTCCAAAACCCAACCAcgtgtaatatttttttcaacacgTGGCgtgattatttttgttgaaaagGTGCCACGTACGTAGTTTTGCCATTCTTTTACGTTTTTATATTCAAAGTATGATTACGTAAACTAGTTTGAATACTTAATTGTCAGCTTCTCATTTCCTTAATTTAAGTCTTTTTTTAACTAAGAAAAAAACAACCTAAATAACAGgcattttgactctaaaaagCTTGAAACCGTTAGAGTTCATTGAATAAAGAGCAAACCTatccttttttataaaaaatattttggtgtttaacttgtattatatacataaattactTTCGTATTTATATACTCAGTTTATATGAATTAGTTTTACTTTGACATGAAATTTAagatagaaaaaaaagagactttttaaatttataatctaAACTCTAAAATAAGTGatgtatatttgaaatttaattattgtcaaatttacTAGTATGTTATTCTTTTCAGGAttgattaaaaaagaaagtgagttatataaattgataaaaaaaaaactatctttCATTGTTCTTATTGCATAACTTGAACATTtcaactaatgaaataaattcaGACCGCACAATACAAGCCTAATTCGAAAATGACGCATCCAACATAATTTTTTCCTAAATCCAAATATCCAACAGATAATAAAGCACTCTTTTCGATATACCACAGCTTGAGTTGTATCAATTACTTTTTATTGTTGTGGCTGAGGCCAAAATAAAGATTAACTCGACTAGTTTTATCATGTCAAATTATTTGACCGGCCCAAGAGTAATATGAGACTTCCTGGATTTGTATTTGTTGGGCTACAATAGTTATATTAACTTGGGCCAATCATGAGTTAATGAGGACAGAATTACAGCCCATGATTGGTCAGCCCACAAGATTGTATTTAACCTAAAAGAAACTACTATGTACGTACAAAAATGAGCTTAATTACTCTTGGCTactcatttactttttttaatccATCAAACTTTGAAAGAGAGTTGTTAAATCTAAAAAGTTCTTTCTAGCTCGAAGAACTTGTTTGATTCTCCTTGTAATAAATATTGCTAAAAGATAAGAGGACGTATTAGTTAAAGTACTAAACGGAGATGATTTACTTGACTATGAGAAGATTTTAAGTGATACAGAAATTTTAAGCTTCAGTATCTTTTTAGATCAAATGAGTTTTTCTTCTGTGTTTCACTACTTCATATagtaaattttaagaataacaaacataaaaatcatattagtGATGTATAGCTACACTTTTACTATTTCCGGCTCTATAGCCAAATTATATTCGCTATGGAACATCTAACTTATATAAATCACGacgatttgtataaaattgaagagATTTATGTATATGTTCTTTGTGTTAGGctagagtggcgagcgagattgggagagagagagagagagggcagCGAGTGGAAAcaagtgaattgtatatgtatattagttagataattgtatacaaataactactatgtatatgtatctattattgtgtttgtatatctgcatgaaatttgattgtgcatacaattgaatcgagttaaaacatttgtattTGCATATCAAATCTTTATCTATTtagttttatacaaacacaaattatacattgtATTTTATGTAATTGGTGTTTGTCTAAAGCGAGGGAGaaagaaatgcaaaagagaaCTAGGCAGTGgaagatttgtatttatataattataagtgtataggacggaGAGGTATGCATTTGTATTTGGATATACAATCTCTTTTGCTTTGTACAAAacacaaatacaaattatacatttatgtttgtataaagtgggAGAGGActgttaaaaaaaagaatgacgAGTGAGATTCTAGAGAGAGAGGCGAATGACAAGAAATTTGTTACGAATTGAAATGTAAATTAAGATATagctataaaatttattttgaattaatagtttgctccataattttcctttctttatttgttccttttcttctatctcacttttttttgttttttttttttaattttttcctcataatttaattatttttttaaccataTTTGATTCCATACATATTTTTTGCGCTATTTTTTACtcctatttctttttatttttgaattttatttaacttttttttctcttcataatctaatttcatttatttttgattttgctCCTTTCTTATTGTACTTTTTTTCTATACCTTAAAGAAgataatcaatataataaatattcatcTGAATTGTGGTGTATTGGTGAGACTATttcatctttaattaaaaattttgctTTCGGACTATGAATATGGAGAAAATCATATTGAACGTGCCACCCATAAAAAAGGGATGATCACCCATGACTTCTGTGGCA harbors:
- the LOC101268060 gene encoding zinc-finger homeodomain protein 9 — its product is MELNINTNTTAAITTVKTPELAETETPSRIQQPKPFSFSNGVLKRKNHHHPVVVVYKECLKNHAANLGTHAVDGCGEFLPIPAANPADPTSLKCAACGCHRNFHRREPEEPPPIATAAIEYQPHHRHHPPPPRGDHGSPNSPSPPPISSAYYPASAPHMLLALSAGFSGEKNQNLPTSTTPMAVANSNGRKRFRTKFTPDQKIKMLEFAEKVEWKMQKRDEDLVNNFCNEIGVEKGVLKVWMHNNKTTSISGKKLDQPNTDNGHNHQNGNSNYTVNGFCIVDRNNTTHHHDNTDSEFHIHHESSMNDDNKKENSSFGANNVVVTNGSSSSS